The Rhodothermaceae bacterium genome window below encodes:
- a CDS encoding TonB-dependent receptor plug domain-containing protein: protein MKSQRLLLLILLSMWTNATFGQTASIRGFVTDADDLEALAGVSVVLESDTGGLRGGVTDSDGIYNLTRIAPGTYVLRFSFVGYIAWSDTLVFRAGQRLNLNVALQSTPGVLEEMVVEAEVETGAAQVTAGLQTISPRDMDLLPTPDVSGDLASFLTTLPGVVTLGDRGGQYYIRGGEPSHNMTLIDGMQVYQPYHILGFYSAFPSDIIHRADIHTAGYGAPFTGRISSVIDIKSRNGDKRNYTGAASIAPFVSSAQIEGPLIYNKLSFLASARQSVVKQIAQHYVAQDMPYTFGDAFLKVHGQVGSNSQLSISGIYTNDRGTIGLEAEDRILEEVSWHNAAVGMRYVVLPRALPFVAEIQLSYSFLKTNQGPTKDPVRWSRISGFQYAVHMNSFYERTQWKWGLYWRSPQVTAHLGGLFQDLDVGMSRRHKTGIYLEPDFYITSKLRARLTAIAELFPGQLAGRSNLEARFRAIWQHREHEVSLGAGWYHQEIFGLSDRRDATNIFTSWRSAPVEDLSRSIHALAGYRTSPYPWLELSVETYYKQLQDLFIAEWTAFPRFTSLLQRADGRAMGVEMRAEIRRQKIYGYINYGLSSVRYTSKQPSVELWFGTEDLDFRPPHDRRHQLNVVATTRIANYDLSARWNFGSGRPFNHVYGFDGFLLLDRVKDLFTAPDNQRVIYGRPFRGLLPTYHRLDLSIEREFTFDAFMLTAQVGVINAYNRRNLFALDLFTAARNYQLPIVPIAGLKIDLD, encoded by the coding sequence GTGAAGAGTCAACGCCTGCTACTATTGATTTTATTGTCCATGTGGACCAATGCCACCTTCGGACAAACTGCAAGCATTCGGGGGTTTGTGACTGATGCAGACGATCTGGAGGCTCTTGCAGGTGTAAGTGTGGTTCTGGAGAGTGATACTGGAGGATTGCGCGGCGGCGTGACCGATAGTGACGGTATCTATAACCTTACACGAATTGCACCTGGCACGTATGTACTTCGGTTTTCGTTTGTCGGTTACATTGCATGGTCAGACACGCTTGTATTCCGGGCAGGACAAAGACTCAACCTCAATGTCGCTTTGCAGTCCACACCAGGAGTACTGGAAGAGATGGTTGTGGAGGCCGAGGTCGAGACCGGAGCTGCCCAGGTAACCGCTGGACTCCAAACGATCAGCCCCAGGGATATGGATTTGCTCCCGACACCCGATGTGTCTGGAGATCTGGCCAGTTTCCTGACTACACTTCCTGGAGTGGTCACACTAGGGGACCGGGGCGGTCAGTACTATATTCGAGGAGGTGAACCCTCCCACAATATGACACTGATTGATGGGATGCAAGTGTATCAACCTTATCACATCCTCGGATTCTACTCAGCCTTCCCCTCTGACATCATTCACCGGGCCGACATCCATACAGCCGGATACGGAGCTCCGTTCACTGGACGCATCTCATCGGTAATTGACATCAAATCTCGCAATGGAGATAAGCGCAACTACACTGGTGCCGCTTCCATCGCTCCTTTCGTCAGCTCTGCCCAAATCGAAGGGCCGCTGATTTACAACAAACTTTCTTTTCTGGCTTCAGCACGACAATCGGTTGTCAAGCAAATTGCCCAACACTACGTTGCTCAGGATATGCCTTACACATTCGGGGATGCATTCCTGAAAGTGCATGGGCAAGTCGGTTCCAACAGCCAACTTTCGATCAGCGGAATTTACACGAATGATCGGGGAACGATTGGGCTCGAAGCTGAAGATCGAATTCTCGAAGAAGTGAGCTGGCACAATGCAGCAGTCGGTATGCGCTATGTCGTTCTCCCTAGAGCACTCCCTTTCGTTGCAGAAATCCAACTTTCCTACTCATTCCTGAAGACCAATCAAGGGCCGACCAAAGACCCGGTTCGCTGGTCCAGAATCTCTGGATTCCAATATGCCGTCCATATGAACAGCTTCTACGAAAGGACCCAATGGAAGTGGGGACTCTATTGGCGTTCCCCGCAGGTCACGGCACACCTGGGTGGACTGTTTCAGGACTTGGACGTTGGTATGAGTCGGCGCCATAAGACCGGGATTTATCTTGAGCCGGATTTCTATATCACCTCCAAGCTCAGAGCCCGCTTGACTGCAATCGCAGAATTATTCCCGGGACAACTGGCTGGGCGCAGTAACCTGGAGGCCCGTTTTCGGGCGATCTGGCAACACAGAGAGCATGAGGTGAGTCTGGGGGCCGGCTGGTATCATCAGGAAATTTTTGGATTGAGCGACCGGCGAGACGCCACCAATATCTTTACCTCTTGGCGCAGTGCACCTGTCGAAGATCTGTCCCGGTCAATTCATGCACTTGCCGGTTACCGAACCAGCCCCTACCCATGGCTTGAATTGTCGGTGGAAACCTATTACAAACAGTTGCAAGATCTATTTATTGCCGAATGGACTGCATTCCCCCGATTCACCTCCCTCCTACAGCGAGCTGATGGGCGGGCAATGGGAGTCGAGATGCGAGCCGAAATCCGCCGCCAAAAAATCTACGGATATATCAACTATGGCCTTTCCAGCGTACGCTACACCTCAAAGCAGCCTTCAGTTGAATTATGGTTCGGCACTGAAGATCTTGATTTTCGGCCCCCTCATGACCGGCGGCATCAACTGAACGTCGTTGCAACCACTCGGATTGCAAACTATGACCTCAGTGCACGATGGAATTTTGGTAGTGGCCGACCCTTTAATCATGTGTATGGATTTGATGGATTCCTTCTACTTGACCGCGTCAAGGATCTTTTTACAGCACCCGACAATCAGCGCGTCATCTATGGCCGCCCTTTCCGTGGTCTACTTCCCACGTATCACCGATTAGATCTGTCCATTGAGCGTGAATTTACCTTTGATGCGTTCATGCTCACCGCACAGGTCGGAGTGATTAACGCCTATAACCGACGCAATCTCTTTGCTCTGGATCTCTTTACAGCCGCCCGTAACTACCAGTTACCTATTGTACCGATTGCCGGCCTCAAAATTGACCTCGACTGA
- a CDS encoding DUF1080 domain-containing protein, which yields MRSLFFFIALLTVSSVASAQNGLPLQTLSLESLSAFDKPAENWMLAGSVYSDLALHHSLSTTPGKGILVNQPTECARENLFTKWTHGDIELELEFMMPPGSNSGIYLQGRYEVQLLDSWKRPHVTFGDVGGIYQRWNEDEGRGFEGRPPRINASRAPGLWQSLRIVFDAPDFDENGNKIRPARFVQVILNGSIIQESVTVSGPTRAAGFQDESPVGPLMIQGDHGPVAFRNIRYRMSGGAPVSVSNMTYFEYTDDPSEEVIWNSTGTATATGNIRDLQEHTVISADPIALRYEGTIHIPVSGTYRFDATLDWISGDPHWSSHSIGGALLQIADQEVLKHDRNQPSVYGDVFLNEGMHPFSFGYFKAIGWGPPQVSLSVEGPSTRTSPLLQPLQGAPAAERIPITVGNEPMPLRGFIVHRGIKHTHSMAIGNPNGIHYSLDLSTASLLHAWRGPFVDAAPMWHNRGHDQTILPLGSLLTFSGHSAINTTEDTKLKFTGYRLTPHPVFIYSLGNAVLEDHIQPKDDASGLSRTLILIGDKNEPIWVRIAVSDQIDAINDRRYAIDGFTWYVETDSDASIQPSQNGQVLMIPLQQDQSGAPASVNYVIEW from the coding sequence ATGCGATCTTTATTTTTCTTCATTGCACTGCTAACCGTTAGTTCTGTAGCGAGTGCTCAAAACGGCTTACCGCTGCAGACCTTATCCCTGGAGTCTCTCTCTGCATTCGATAAACCAGCAGAAAACTGGATGCTAGCCGGCAGTGTCTACAGTGATCTTGCTCTCCACCACAGTTTGTCCACTACACCAGGGAAGGGAATCCTCGTAAATCAACCTACCGAATGTGCTCGAGAGAACCTCTTCACCAAGTGGACACATGGAGATATCGAACTTGAACTTGAATTCATGATGCCGCCAGGATCCAACTCCGGTATTTATCTCCAGGGGCGCTACGAAGTCCAACTATTGGACAGCTGGAAGCGCCCTCATGTCACATTCGGGGATGTCGGTGGGATCTATCAGAGATGGAATGAAGATGAGGGACGGGGATTTGAAGGGCGTCCACCACGCATCAATGCCAGCCGTGCACCGGGCCTGTGGCAATCCCTCCGCATTGTGTTTGATGCACCCGACTTTGATGAAAATGGCAACAAAATCCGGCCCGCCCGCTTTGTGCAAGTCATCCTGAATGGTAGCATCATCCAGGAAAGTGTAACTGTTTCTGGGCCAACTCGCGCCGCTGGTTTTCAGGACGAATCTCCTGTTGGACCTCTTATGATCCAGGGAGATCACGGACCTGTTGCATTTCGCAATATTCGCTACCGCATGAGCGGAGGGGCGCCTGTTTCCGTGAGTAATATGACTTACTTCGAATATACTGATGACCCTTCGGAGGAAGTGATTTGGAATTCCACGGGAACAGCCACGGCCACGGGAAACATCCGTGACCTGCAAGAGCACACGGTAATCTCTGCCGATCCAATTGCACTTCGCTACGAAGGCACCATTCATATCCCTGTAAGTGGCACGTATCGCTTTGATGCTACACTAGACTGGATATCTGGTGATCCGCACTGGTCGAGTCATTCAATTGGCGGTGCATTATTGCAGATTGCAGACCAGGAAGTTCTGAAACATGATCGGAATCAACCTTCCGTGTACGGAGATGTCTTCCTGAACGAAGGAATGCACCCATTCAGTTTTGGATATTTCAAGGCAATCGGCTGGGGGCCTCCCCAGGTCTCTCTCAGCGTTGAAGGACCTTCTACCCGGACATCTCCGCTTCTCCAGCCGCTCCAGGGAGCGCCTGCCGCTGAACGGATTCCGATCACGGTCGGCAATGAGCCTATGCCGCTGCGTGGATTCATCGTCCATCGCGGAATCAAACACACCCATTCAATGGCTATTGGCAACCCCAACGGTATCCATTACAGTCTGGATCTGTCTACCGCTTCCCTGTTGCATGCATGGCGTGGCCCTTTTGTAGATGCAGCACCGATGTGGCATAATCGAGGACATGATCAGACGATCCTTCCCCTTGGAAGCCTTCTGACATTCTCGGGACATTCCGCAATTAATACTACCGAGGACACAAAGCTTAAATTTACCGGGTATCGACTGACACCCCACCCCGTATTCATCTACTCACTCGGGAACGCCGTTCTGGAGGATCATATCCAACCGAAAGACGATGCATCAGGACTGTCACGTACGCTGATTCTCATAGGTGACAAAAACGAACCAATCTGGGTGCGCATCGCAGTCAGCGACCAGATTGATGCAATCAACGATCGCCGTTATGCGATTGACGGGTTTACCTGGTATGTTGAAACAGATTCGGATGCATCAATCCAACCATCGCAAAATGGTCAAGTGCTCATGATTCCATTACAACAAGACCAGTCTGGCGCGCCTGCATCTGTCAACTATGTTATCGAGTGGTAG
- a CDS encoding peptidase: MTESSIPLFDAHLDLAWNALSFNRDLTLPLSDLCDSDARYGDGPFRGHCAISLEELAAASLRVCVATLLARSGPTNAPPNVLRRDLDYAHPPIAHAHAHGQLAYYRWLERSKQAWIIRTASDLKNHWDHPEALGLIVSFEGCDPILDIEDLHRWYDLGVRAAGLTHYGKGQYAAGTDADGGLTPKGRDLLREFESLGIILDITHLSDESMSDAMECYHGPLLASHHNCRTLVPGQRQLSDQQIRDLIDRDAVIGIAFDAWMLYPDWIRGETDRSVVNLNAAIDHIDHICDLAGDTKHIAIGSDLDGGFGTNQTPTGLDRYSNLQLVSGLLSARGYSPVDVNNIFYDNWLDFFHRSLPQNHD, translated from the coding sequence ATGACTGAATCGTCCATTCCTCTTTTTGATGCGCATTTGGACCTGGCATGGAATGCCCTCTCTTTTAATCGGGATCTCACACTTCCTCTGAGCGATTTATGTGATTCCGATGCACGCTATGGGGATGGTCCTTTCCGTGGACACTGTGCGATTTCACTGGAAGAGCTTGCGGCCGCGAGCCTGCGTGTTTGTGTAGCTACTCTACTGGCACGAAGCGGACCCACCAACGCCCCACCGAATGTACTCAGGAGGGATCTGGATTATGCCCATCCTCCCATTGCCCATGCACATGCTCACGGGCAGCTTGCATACTACAGGTGGCTGGAGCGCTCGAAACAGGCATGGATCATCCGAACGGCCAGCGATCTAAAAAACCATTGGGATCACCCCGAGGCCTTGGGGCTGATTGTCAGCTTCGAGGGATGTGACCCCATCCTGGATATAGAAGATCTTCATCGCTGGTATGACCTAGGAGTTCGCGCAGCAGGGTTAACTCATTACGGCAAAGGACAATATGCTGCTGGTACAGATGCCGATGGAGGATTAACGCCCAAGGGACGTGACCTCTTGCGGGAGTTTGAATCCCTTGGCATTATCCTGGACATAACTCATTTAAGTGATGAAAGTATGTCCGATGCCATGGAATGCTATCACGGGCCATTATTGGCCAGTCATCATAATTGCCGTACCCTCGTCCCCGGGCAGCGGCAACTTTCCGATCAACAGATCCGTGACCTGATTGACCGGGATGCCGTCATCGGGATCGCATTTGATGCGTGGATGCTGTACCCTGACTGGATAAGGGGAGAGACGGATCGTTCTGTTGTAAACCTTAATGCAGCGATAGATCATATTGACCATATCTGTGATCTGGCAGGAGACACCAAACACATTGCGATTGGCAGTGACCTGGATGGGGGATTTGGCACAAATCAGACACCTACCGGATTGGATCGATACTCAAACCTTCAGCTCGTTTCTGGCCTGCTTTCTGCACGCGGCTATTCCCCCGTCGATGTAAATAATATCTTCTATGATAATTGGCTTGATTTTTTTCATCGTTCTTTACCTCAAAACCATGACTAA
- a CDS encoding auracyanin family protein has translation MKNLFRVVLSLIISLPCVAQVPQESDYYRMVRVPIPQDIMLEVGGMSFTPDGRLGVATRRGEVWLIDNPVMAGTSSPHYQRFAYGLHEPLGLAWHDGSFYTSQRSELTRLVDANGDAVADQYETVYSWPLEGNYHEYSYGPLIQKDGSMVVMLNLGWIGYGASQSKWRGWTLSIDPNGEMTPIATGMRSPAGMGMNVAGDLFYAENQGDWVGSGYITHVEMGDFVGNPAGLRWTSEEDSPLSLKPDEIPDTGQPLFEVAKEIDAFKPPAVWFPHTILGISTSDIVPDTTDGKFGPFAGQLFVGDQGHSKITRVFLEKVQGIYQGAAIPFREGFASGVLRMAWDPEGGMMVGQTSRGWGATGKEPYALERLVWTGKIPFEMHSVRAMPDGFLITLTKPADGPSAAILDNYSVESFTYKYHSNYGSPPINITTHQVKAALVSEDRLEIRLVLDGLREGYIYSINAEGLHSGNGDPLLHSTAFYTMNRLPEGASLQIEPDQTTDTAQPDLSGAQPSESEPNVRLSVGTLPNLQFSQTEFTVPAGSTIALTFNNDDDMLHNLVVVESDATDEVVMAAMQLGLRGHEMQYVPNSDAVIAHTGLLEPGISETIIFRVPDEAGQYSFVCTFPGHATTMRGIIQVVAN, from the coding sequence ATGAAAAACCTTTTTCGAGTTGTTCTGTCACTGATCATTTCGCTGCCCTGTGTGGCACAGGTGCCGCAGGAATCAGACTATTATCGCATGGTCCGTGTCCCCATTCCCCAAGATATTATGCTTGAAGTCGGGGGAATGTCCTTCACGCCGGACGGGCGTCTCGGTGTCGCAACGCGACGGGGTGAGGTGTGGTTGATTGATAATCCTGTTATGGCAGGTACGTCCTCCCCCCACTACCAACGCTTTGCATATGGTCTACATGAGCCTCTCGGGCTGGCATGGCACGACGGTTCCTTTTACACTTCGCAGAGAAGCGAATTGACCAGACTGGTTGACGCAAATGGCGACGCAGTTGCCGATCAGTATGAAACCGTGTATTCATGGCCTCTGGAAGGCAACTATCATGAATACTCCTATGGCCCGCTCATCCAAAAAGATGGCTCCATGGTCGTTATGCTCAACCTGGGATGGATTGGATATGGTGCCAGCCAATCCAAATGGCGCGGATGGACACTCTCAATTGACCCGAATGGGGAGATGACTCCGATTGCAACGGGGATGCGATCTCCAGCGGGCATGGGGATGAATGTGGCCGGGGACCTGTTCTATGCAGAGAATCAGGGCGACTGGGTGGGGTCAGGATATATCACACATGTCGAGATGGGAGACTTTGTGGGAAATCCGGCTGGACTGCGCTGGACTAGTGAAGAGGACTCTCCTTTATCCCTGAAGCCTGACGAGATCCCTGATACCGGCCAGCCTCTCTTCGAGGTTGCCAAAGAAATTGATGCATTCAAGCCACCAGCGGTGTGGTTTCCACACACGATTCTGGGCATATCTACATCGGATATTGTCCCGGATACGACCGACGGAAAGTTTGGCCCCTTTGCCGGACAGTTATTTGTGGGTGACCAAGGACACAGTAAAATCACAAGAGTATTTTTGGAAAAAGTCCAGGGAATATACCAGGGCGCTGCGATCCCCTTTCGGGAAGGATTTGCGTCTGGAGTATTGCGTATGGCCTGGGATCCAGAAGGGGGAATGATGGTCGGGCAAACCAGCCGTGGCTGGGGGGCTACTGGCAAAGAACCCTATGCGCTCGAACGACTCGTATGGACTGGGAAGATTCCATTCGAAATGCACAGTGTCCGCGCCATGCCAGATGGATTTTTGATTACTCTGACCAAGCCTGCGGATGGACCCTCGGCGGCCATTTTGGACAACTATTCTGTCGAGAGCTTTACCTACAAGTATCATTCAAATTATGGAAGTCCTCCGATTAACATTACGACGCATCAGGTAAAAGCAGCTCTCGTGTCAGAAGATCGCTTGGAAATTCGCCTAGTTCTGGATGGTTTACGTGAGGGATATATCTACTCGATTAACGCCGAAGGCCTTCATTCAGGGAATGGGGATCCTCTCCTACATTCTACCGCATTCTATACGATGAATCGGCTCCCCGAGGGAGCATCACTGCAAATAGAGCCCGACCAAACCACAGACACTGCACAACCTGACCTCAGTGGCGCCCAGCCATCTGAAAGTGAGCCGAACGTGCGTCTCTCCGTGGGCACACTGCCAAACTTGCAATTCAGCCAGACCGAATTTACCGTTCCTGCGGGAAGTACGATTGCGCTGACGTTCAATAATGATGACGATATGTTGCACAACTTGGTGGTGGTTGAGAGTGACGCGACTGATGAGGTCGTAATGGCTGCCATGCAACTGGGCCTCAGAGGGCACGAAATGCAATATGTCCCCAACTCGGATGCCGTAATTGCACATACTGGTCTACTTGAGCCGGGAATATCTGAGACGATCATATTTCGCGTTCCAGATGAGGCTGGGCAATACTCGTTCGTCTGCACCTTCCCAGGCCATGCAACGACGATGCGTGGGATAATTCAAGTTGTGGCCAACTAA
- a CDS encoding RidA family protein, with protein sequence MTNPIERLESLGYPIDDVPSPGGLYTPVTLIGSIAYVSGAVPVTQGHLKYAGKVPSDVDLPTAQEAAALCVANNLRMFHQEGGSLERILRVLRLTGYVNSDPHFTDQHLVINGASQLLKDVFGDLGIGARSAVGVAQLPLGSAVETELILEIRS encoded by the coding sequence ATGACTAACCCCATCGAACGCCTGGAATCACTTGGCTACCCGATTGACGATGTGCCGAGTCCTGGAGGACTCTACACGCCGGTAACTTTAATTGGCTCAATTGCCTACGTTTCAGGGGCAGTACCAGTAACTCAGGGACACCTGAAATACGCAGGAAAGGTCCCATCCGACGTAGATCTTCCGACTGCACAAGAGGCCGCCGCACTCTGCGTGGCCAATAATCTCCGGATGTTCCACCAGGAGGGGGGCTCTCTTGAGCGTATCCTTCGTGTTCTTCGACTGACCGGCTATGTCAATTCCGATCCTCACTTCACGGATCAGCACCTGGTCATTAACGGGGCATCTCAACTTCTCAAAGATGTATTCGGCGACTTGGGAATCGGTGCTCGCTCCGCCGTGGGGGTAGCCCAGCTACCACTAGGGAGCGCAGTAGAAACTGAGCTCATTTTGGAGATTCGCTCATAG
- a CDS encoding DUF4249 family protein, whose protein sequence is MYKYLAFVGITFLLFSACSETVETRLQLEYPFSVFGIINPKADTHAVRIFEIKQNIALVRPDPIDANVTTTQIQSGEVYTWRDSVVQLEDGDYRHVYWSEFKASMGETYHLKVTRSDGAETEAITTVPPPVNLTVLEPDTLRPGQAIMPLFIEGSPPTLPRIDVEYVLVGFDEDGSNPIFRPVIFNYAGLATPEVGGFILNIDLREDYLDIYQLFDRDDSVSPAIIDLRGINVTVHVGDSQWISPVGFFDENFLVEPGSFSNVVNGFGYFGSGYTESTSFRPPLALIRRAGFHVP, encoded by the coding sequence ATGTACAAGTATCTGGCCTTCGTGGGAATCACCTTTTTGCTTTTTTCGGCCTGTTCGGAAACCGTCGAAACACGCCTACAGCTTGAATACCCATTCTCTGTCTTCGGAATCATCAACCCGAAAGCCGATACACATGCTGTGAGAATCTTTGAGATCAAACAAAATATTGCACTCGTACGCCCAGACCCGATCGATGCAAATGTGACAACCACACAGATTCAAAGTGGAGAAGTGTATACATGGCGCGATTCTGTGGTTCAACTTGAGGATGGCGATTACCGACACGTCTACTGGTCGGAATTCAAGGCATCTATGGGAGAGACGTACCACTTAAAAGTCACACGCTCCGATGGAGCGGAAACCGAAGCCATTACCACTGTCCCGCCCCCGGTGAATCTCACGGTTCTGGAACCGGATACCCTGAGGCCCGGTCAGGCAATCATGCCACTGTTCATTGAGGGCTCCCCTCCCACGCTTCCCCGCATAGATGTTGAGTATGTTCTGGTCGGATTTGATGAGGACGGGAGTAACCCAATCTTCAGGCCGGTGATTTTCAATTACGCAGGCCTGGCAACGCCCGAGGTGGGTGGATTTATCTTAAACATTGATCTTCGGGAAGATTACCTGGATATCTATCAATTATTTGACCGGGATGATAGCGTCTCCCCCGCTATCATTGACCTCCGGGGAATTAACGTCACAGTCCATGTAGGGGACAGTCAATGGATCTCGCCCGTAGGCTTCTTTGATGAGAATTTTCTGGTAGAACCGGGATCATTTTCCAATGTGGTCAATGGGTTTGGATACTTTGGGAGTGGCTATACGGAATCCACCTCATTCCGACCTCCACTTGCGCTGATCCGACGCGCAGGATTTCATGTTCCATGA